The Aspergillus nidulans FGSC A4 chromosome VII nucleotide sequence GCTTTTCACTCGGCGCCGTATGCACCGggtcatcctcgtcgctggTGTTGCCTGTGTCGCTGTCGCGTACCCATTGTTCGTCTTCAACCGGCGCGGGGTCTaaaagacgaagatgagattgatTGCTGTTACTGTCGTTGATTGCAGTGCAGACACTGCTGTCCTCATTTGCATTGTCATTCTCATTGTCGGTTTCGTCATGGTAGGCGTTGTGAGAGGAGTTGCTGATGGACGTTGCTGCGGTGGTGAAAGAATCTACATGGTCTCTATAAGGAGCTGGATCATGTTTTTGAATAACGCCCATCAAATTATAGAGTTttgaaggggatgaagaagtttAAGTGGGATCAATATAGCTGAAGGTCAAAAAGACAATGCgcggagaagttggagaaaTAAAGACTTGAAGGAGCGAGGCCGGATATCGGCTCGGTCTCTGCGCTAAGCCGGGTTGGGATCTGCAGTAGGCTGGCGAGCGCTGCCACTGCCTCACAGTGGGCCTCAAAGATGGGACTGGAATATGAACTACACCCCCAAGACTGTGGAGATACTCCGGAATCGCAGAGAAAGGAACATACCAATTGGATAAACATGATGCCCAATGGTGCTACTTTGGGACAGACTGACGCCATCGCACGCTTCCCCCAAAATGCGAAAAATACCAAACCGAATGCAGAAGTGCGACCTGAACACCCCAATGAAACAGATAATCCAAGCAATAGACAAACAGCAACTGCTTTCTCGTTAAGctaacagcaacagccgggGAAACCAAAACAATATCTGTTTAATTATGCCGACTTCCTCCAGTCATCTCAACAGTGCTCTCAATTCCTTCCCACGGAAGCTCagaatcatcgtcatccacaTCATAGTCTGTACCACCCTTGCGAGAAGACCTCTCAGTGGTGCCCGTCACTTCGCCTTGCTTAGGGTTGGCCTCAATGCCAATCGATTGGAGTGtcacctccatctcctgctcaGTCATCTCTTGTCCGCGCTGTTTCTGGCCTTCGAGTACGTCGTAGAGAGCGTATATTTGGTCCGCTTTCatgtccatgtccttcaGCAACTTACCAATCTTCTCACCAAGCGCTTTTCTCTGACGTTTGCTGATAGATGCATCAAGTTTATTATATGCTCCTTGGCAAGAGACAAGTTGGATTCTTAGATGCGAGAGCTCGTCTTCCAACGCCTTCAGAACGGTAGCGAGCGCAACAGCAGGCGTCTGTGCAGGCCGTAAGGTAGGCTCCTCATTATAGCTAACCGGCTCTGGCATGCGCTCCGAGACAGGGACGGGCTTGGGAATCTTAACAGCATCGCTGGTGTGTTCACAACCTTCGCCAGGTATGGACTGTTTGCATACGGTGCAGTTCCCTCCGTTGTGCTGGGTGGCCCGATTAAGCGCTTGCTGGGTGGCCTCAGGAAGTTTAGTGAGATTTTCGGCCAAATCGGCGTGTCGCAGCGTAATATCCGGGAGGATGAAGGCAGAGGTCATTTCCTCCGCGATCCGAGGGCGCCTTCGCTGAGCTAGTGGTGTCACAGAATGATCCGAATGTCTCCTTTGGCGCTCAGCAGGAACAGTGAGTTGACTCTCCCCTTCCGTGGCTTCTGGTTTCGAATGAGAAGTCAGGTCTCCGAGCGCAGAAGCAGGTCGAGGTACAGGGACCTTGGTCTCTTTGAGAGACGACTTTCGTGGAGCAGGCTTCAGCGCACTCTGACGAGTGAGGTTGTCGGTCTCGCCGGCACCGTGCTCTAAAACTGGGTTGGATTGGCGCCGCTTGCGGGCCAGTCGCTCTTCTTCTAACGTCTTTCTCAGCTGAGCAATCTCACGTTCGTCAATGAAACTTAACAAAGTCAGATCTTGCTCTGCGGCGGACGATTTGCGGGTTTGTCCGGTTGAATCTTTGGTGTATCCAGTTGTCTCTTTGGTGCGTCCGGTTGTCTCTTTGGTGTGCCCGGTTAACTCTGTGGTAAATTCAACCGGTCCTGTAAGCTCGACTTCTTCGACCACAACTCTCTTAACACGTCTTCCCGTATTTGGCTGCTTTTTGGTTTGTGCGCTGGTTGACCGAGGTCGATTTActttctgcttcttggacaTGGAGGATTCCCTCACTCGTGGCAGTTCGATCGAGAAGAGTTCTTCGTCGGCACGTTCCCTCTCAAGACGAGAGATCTCTCTGTCAACCTGGCTTGACACTCTAGTCCTGGTATCTTCTTTGCGACTCTTTGATCTCGACCGCGTGCTTTTAGCGGTGGCGTCTTTGGTGCTTCGTCGGGTATCCACTTGGCTATCATCTGCTTCTGCGCTGGCATCGCTGGCAGTGTTTTGTTCAGATTGTGCAGTGTTGTCCCTTGTCTTCGAGCCGGGCAAGAGCTGCGCAAACCGAGCTTTAAGCTCAGCGATCTCCTCCCGTAGGACTTCATTTTCACTCTTGAGGTCCTGAGACTCGAGGTATGCCACACCCAGCTGAGAGACGGCCATATCACGCTCCTTACTAAGCTTTTTCAAAGCTGCTTCTTGAATATCGCTCTTGCGCTCAAGAAGATCCACTTTATTTTGAAGTGCTAGGTTTGTTGATTCCAACTCTAGAAAGTCGTTAGCACCGAAAGCTCAAACCACACGGGGCTAGCCTACTTTGGTTCTCGTTGATCAAACGGTCCTTCTTATAGTCGTTCTGTTCAACCTCGTAGCGTTTACCATGGCTCTCTCGTTCCCTTTGGCGGGCCTTTCCTCCCTTCAAAAAGTTGTTTTCCTGCCGGAtatcttccagcttcttctcagcatcgGCCTTGGCCCTTTCGAGTTCTGAAACTTTATCTTGTAGGAGTCTCAATGACACAAAAAGcgccttctcgtcctcaGGAATTGGTATAGTGTCAAGTGGCATATGTTCGCGACTGAAAGAAGCATCTGTAACATCGGCAGGAGGTGAGACAAACCGTGTGGTCCTGGTCCTTGGTTGTCTTGTGTATACCGGCATTCCGTCTTCGTAAAcaccagaaacaagatcCGAAAGGTTCGGTAaatcaggaagaagaaatgattGTTGGGTACCAGTATCGCCTCCAGCATTAGCAGATGCACGCGCCTTCGCGCGACGGGCTTCCTTCGCATATGCTTCTTGCGACGCGCGTTCAACAGCATCGGCAATCTGGTGGGAGATATTTGAGTTTCCGAACCGTGTCGGACGCGTCGTGGTCGTCGTAGCAGCGGGCGGACGTTCGTCTTCCAGGAAAGAACCATCGTAAGAATCGCGGACCTTGGCGTGGATTTCAGACAGTGTACGTCTTTCCTTTCGAGACTTTGAGGGCGGATTAGGGTCGATGTTTTCCTTGTGAGCGAGCGTGGCCTGCCTCAGCTGGGCGTCTTTCCGGAGACTTTCGCTAACTGCTCGCCTGTTTGAACTGCGCATCGCCGATTTCTGAGGGGTAGGCACGTCAAGGCGGACCGCGGGAGAGGACGAACGGACGCTATTTTCCATGCTCAAGTACGAATTTCGCGAGTCGTCGAGTCGTCGCGGAGGGTTAGTCGGAGCTCGCCCTACCTCAAGGGAgatatcatcgtcaatctcgtggtcttcttcttcttcggatGTCCCTATCGGCGAGATGTTGGGGAGGTATTGTTCAAATGTGGAAGTGTTGAAAACGTaatctggctcttcttcttcgtcaacctGTGACAGCTTGCTAAACGCGCCTTTCATCTTTGGAAGTCGTGGGCTCTCATCAATCTCTCTGGTTGATGCAATGGCTTCATGTTCTGGATCAAAGTCGGACCCGAAAGACGCGAAGCTGTTCGCCGTGTTATCGCGCGACATGGCTGACGCGACGTTTTCGAGGAAGAATACTCGAGAGGACGAAGCTGAGGGTTGGAAGTCCTCCGCTCCTAATCTCGAGGGGTTAAGATGTATCTGCCTCTATGATATGGGATGTGTGTGAAACAAAACAGCGCGTCGAGTGGGTTCCGCTTGAGGTAATGGTAAATGGGGAGGCTGGGTTTGTTTACGGGTAACCCGTGCTAAATCACTCACCGCTTTCTGCATACACAAGATTCAGGAACGTGCCAAGCAAAGTCATCAGACTTGCGTCTTTTAACCATGGTTACTGCAAGGCTCAGGGCATAGTATTAATTCAAGATGAAAATTGTACTATTATACGCATGATCAATTATATGTGCAGCCAAACCCACTAAATGCTCTTTTCCCACTTAACGATGCCTCCCAAACGCCTTGCTAGGTCCATACAAGAAATTCCAAAACCATGGACAGAAAATCGTAGAGAATCTTATAATCGTAGCAGGTCATATCCATAATAGGGTGCACAAGCGCTAGCTCACCCTCGCGGCGGATTTGCACTATTATCGCCTTCAGAGCCTGATTCTGTCGTTCTATTTGCCGAAGTGCTTCTTGATGCGCTATCATGATTAAAAGTACCAGCCGTTGCGGGCgcactttcttcttcgcgttGTGTTATAGGCGTGGGAGGGTCATTACTGATTGGGCTCGCCACTTCAATTTGGATCGTAGGTAAGGGAGTTAACTCACGCAGCCGAGGCGGATTGTCGGGGTGTAACTCTGAAGGGGGAGGTTCATATGGAGGAGCCTCTCCCCAATCCAGATTGTCGTAGTCCGGAGGTGGGATATTTCGTGCTCCAACGTCCCCATCTTCAGGCTGTTCATTTTGATTGTGAGCAGAGTGCAGAGAAGTGGTATAGGATTGTGTAGGAGTTAGACCCTCCCCGTCGGATAGCGCCGAAGAATAAGATTCGCCACGGGAATGCACGCTGATAAATCCAGATGAGCGATCAGGGCCCTCGCTCATCGCGGCAGCGTCGTTCAAAAGAGGCCGAGAATCTGAATCGCGTGAACTGGCTCGAACGCGTGAACCGTCGTGCCGAACATAGCCTACATCAGCATAAGTGACACTTGAGATCCGCCTATCGCGGCCGCGACTCTGAGCTTCCGCTAGAGCCGTAGCCGCCGACACCGAAGTACTCCCGTTGACAGATTCTCGACTATTGGCACGTGCCCGGCGGCTTTCCGCCCGAAGCTGTTCAAGACGGACAATGTCTCCACGTTCGCGGGCTTCACGGCGCTCGCGTCGTCGTGCTTCGCGCTCGGCGATTTCCTGACGCCGCTGCAGTCGAATTTGGTACAGCGATTCCATCATTTCCTCCcgccgctcttcttcctcctccgctgtTTCCGGAAATTCAACCACCACGTCCATTCCTCCTCGTTCTCCCTCCCTTGCGATCACTTGCTCTGTGGGTTTTGGCGTCGATGAGTAGGCAGGTAGGGTTATTATAGAACGAATCGAGGTATCGCGACGAATTCCGGCGTCAGATTCGGTCTGCGGACCGCCCTCGGCGGTTTGAGCGGTCGCTGTCTCCCCGGCTCGATTGGGCGACGAGCCGCCCGGAACCTGGCCGTACGAGGCGCCAACATTCCACCGATTCCATCTATCCTTGAGATATTTTCCTGGTATGTATTTAGGGCGACAGTTCAATTTTCGGAGAGCACGTAGGACAAAGTAGACGATCACTAGAAATGCCACGACGAACACTACGATGGCGGCAATCTACCACAAGTCAGTACTGAACAGGCAATTTACCTGGATGAATGAAGACCCACGATAATGACCACGTTATTATTTCCGCTCCCCGAACCATCTTTTGTAGGGTTGTTTTGCCCTTCTGTTCCATTGTTTGAGTGTTCATTAGTCGGAGGATCCGAGCTTTGACGAGGCTCGAGCTGCCGCAACGGGATTGGAATCAGCATGCTGTGGAAAGGGACAAAGAAAAGCGAAATCCCAATAGAAGCTCAGTCCGACGCATATAGAGCCTTGGGGAAGTCGAAAAATGTCGAAAAAAATCAGCAATCAAGGCCCAGTCTTTGCTTGCTGACCGAACCAGGCAGAGACGAATAAAGCGGCCTCGAGCGGAAACAGCAGAGTCGGCGGCTGCGTTGACAGCTTGGGTGTCAATGTGGGTCGGTCTGCCGTTGAAATCAATAGAAACGAGATGAAACAGACGCAATGTAAATATACTCCGCAGAGTCCGTACACAAATAATATAAAGGGGCTCAAGGATGAAATCACGCCTTGGTCTGTTGGACGGATCCTCGTGAAAAAGGAGAATGGAGGAGTAACATCACCACGAAGACCATCCGGCGTAACGCAGCAGAAGAGCCAAGTCTAAGCAGAGCCAGGCGTCCAGCTTACAGGCAATTATAATTGGAGTAGAGGCGCGCGATAATCATCAGTTGGCTGAGCCATCTCTGACCATCTCTTCATTGGTGCTGATCGCTGCGTGTGGTGGCTGGGCCAGCCTCGAGCCGCGGACTCAGACGAGGCTGCACTGACAGAATTAGTGGGAGTGAGGCCGACTGGGAGAATGTATGCAGTACAGGTGAGACTTTTGCCAGACAGGGCCAAAGAGATTCGGAGGACCTCTATCTTGTGCGAAGACGCCAGGCATTATTGCTTCCCCGGATTCTTGAATCCAGAAGGTTTATTGCATGATTTGCATCAGTGTACATTTTATTACATAATCTTTTCTATCCAGGCCGCATTAGGAAGGATTAGCGGCGCTTAGGGAATATAGGGCTGAGCATGGAGTGTACAGTACATAATATAGTACTATCGATTGAACCATTATCGGTTCATGCTCACAAACTCGGGGTTCGCCGTAGGGCTGCATCAGAAACAGCAGGCTCATGCTGTTGTTACTTTGCTGTTCCTTCGAACTATATTTAACGTGGTTCGCGAAGACTTCGTTAGGTAAACATGAAGAAATAACATTTATAAAAGTCTTCTATTCCATCAGAATACCATCAGGGGCTCAAAATAAatatgctgctgcagggtcGCGATTAGGTCGTTGAGGAAAGGGGATTGCTCAGAGTCGATTCTGGGTGATATGCTCGAAAGCCATGGTGCTATTCTAGATAGAGCAATCAATTGCAACTTCTGGCCCGATTACCGCATAAAACCGACACAGTAACTTATCAAGGACTATATTTAGCTCTCAGCTGCGACACCGGCTATCAGAGGTAAGCTTAGTGTTAAGCAACTGCCGCAACCTCGTGGCGCCAAAATCCAACGTGGGGTTCCAATAAAGATAGTGGCGAAAGGCAATTATCAGCGCCGAACCGCATTAACCTTCCAACGAGCACTCACTGTGCTGGTAAACCACGCGAACAGCCAACGATCCCAGCTAGACTATGTGACTACTCATAAACTAAATAAAAGCAGACGTCTTTTCAAGCATGTCGTTTCTGCCGTTTTCGACCCGCTATTGCTCAGCGTTCTACTGGCTTCTGCAACCAAACAGCATCGCACCAGGGCGGGAGGCAGTTAATCCAGATATGGTGAGTTCTACCAATAATGAGAATGACCGGAAGCTGGTCTCTACTGAATGTCGATGAGCTTCTACTTGAAGCATTAGCTGTCATCTGCTCTTTCGATCTTAGCAACCCATTAGAATTGGGTTCATTTGGCCCGGCTTCGTGTATACTCATTATTCCCTGGGAAGAGAGTGCTGGCTTAGACTTATTTGCACTCATTCCTTTTCAGCTAGCCGACATGTACGACTTACTCAGACTTACTTAGTACTAGGTTTTGGAACTATCTGCGGGAGAATATCGCTCCCTCATTGAAGGGCCGGTTTTCATGGTTACCCTATGTCAACATAGACCACAGAATCCGCAGATGATGCAGGATTTGCCGTTCATgtcactttcttctttgacAATGATCAACTCTTGTCTATTTATCAATGCTCCCGCTTCGAGTCTCATAGAGCGGGAAACCATGAGATCAGAGCTAGGCACTTGCAAAACCTCTCTCACACATCTTTGATCCCGTAGATAACCTATATCTAGGGATACCCTACAGGTTTCCATAGTTGGTTGCTCCAAGTTTGGCACGGTAAGCATACTTGATATGCCGTCTAGGTTCACCTCCAAAACCTCTAATCGAAAATGCACCATCCGCTAGACACCCTAGTCAATATAGCCGCCAGCAGCGATGGAAGATAATACAATTTTCACAACTTTTGCGCTATACCGAGTAAACCGTTCAGGACAGGACCTGTTCGCGGTTCAAGACCTTGCAAAGCCTGGGGATATGCAAATATTACGTGGCAGAACAGAACGGTTCTGGCAGATATAAGTAGCTATAAAACTGGGAAAATGACAAGCTACCCAGCCTCAAGTCGCCGGCCTCGGTTTGATATCAAGGGCTCATAGCTCTCGCTCCATAAATCGAACCGTCATCCGCAGCTTTTTCTGGCGTCTTTGCAGTCCAGGACCGCCGAGAAGTTTGCCCGGCACGAACCTTCTCGAGTCTCGATGGAATAATTGTTCCAAATACATACTTCGAGGCGAAAAGGCAAACAGCCAGCATAACTACGAACCGTAAAATTACAGAAGGGTGCTTTTCAGCGCAGGAGCCTCTCAATATGAGTATATTTCGTGATCATGTTAACCAATTACCCGCCTCGTCTGAGCAATAGACTGACCCGGCTATTTGCAGACTCCAACGCATCGCAGATCATCTCATATCTCTGGCTCGCACTCACGGTGACCACGCGGTCATTGCCCAGCCTGTGCGTCAAACGCATACTTCACACAGCCAATTGACTCTTCGCATACATGACCAACGCGCCCGTATTCAGGATGACTGCC carries:
- a CDS encoding uncharacterized protein (transcript_id=CADANIAT00008295), giving the protein MSRDNTANSFASFGSDFDPEHEAIASTREIDESPRLPKMKGAFSKLSQVDEEEEPDYVFNTSTFEQYLPNISPIGTSEEEEDHEIDDDISLEVGRAPTNPPRRLDDSRNSYLSMENSVRSSSPAVRLDVPTPQKSAMRSSNRRAVSESLRKDAQLRQATLAHKENIDPNPPSKSRKERRTLSEIHAKVRDSYDGSFLEDERPPAATTTTTRPTRFGNSNISHQIADAVERASQEAYAKEARRAKARASANAGGDTGTQQSFLLPDLPNLSDLVSGVYEDGMPVYTRQPRTRTTRFVSPPADVTDASFSREHMPLDTIPIPEDEKALFVSLRLLQDKVSELERAKADAEKKLEDIRQENNFLKGGKARQRERESHGKRYEVEQNDYKKDRLINENQKLESTNLALQNKVDLLERKSDIQEAALKKLSKERDMAVSQLGVAYLESQDLKSENEVLREEIAELKARFAQLLPGSKTRDNTAQSEQNTASDASAEADDSQVDTRRSTKDATAKSTRSRSKSRKEDTRTRVSSQVDREISRLERERADEELFSIELPRVRESSMSKKQKVNRPRSTSAQTKKQPNTGRRVKRVVVEEVELTGPVEFTTELTGHTKETTGRTKETTGYTKDSTGQTRKSSAAEQDLTLLSFIDEREIAQLRKTLEEERLARKRRQSNPVLEHGAGETDNLTRQSALKPAPRKSSLKETKVPVPRPASALGDLTSHSKPEATEGESQLTVPAERQRRHSDHSVTPLAQRRRPRIAEEMTSAFILPDITLRHADLAENLTKLPEATQQALNRATQHNGGNCTVCKQSIPGEGCEHTSDAVKIPKPVPVSERMPEPVSYNEEPTLRPAQTPAVALATVLKALEDELSHLRIQLVSCQGAYNKLDASISKRQRKALGEKIGKLLKDMDMKADQIYALYDVLEGQKQRGQEMTEQEMEVTLQSIGIEANPKQGEVTGTTERSSRKGGTDYDVDDDDSELPWEGIESTVEMTGGSRHN